A DNA window from Melanotaenia boesemani isolate fMelBoe1 chromosome 6, fMelBoe1.pri, whole genome shotgun sequence contains the following coding sequences:
- the LOC121641050 gene encoding cortexin-3 — MDVPRMAEGLFSSTLSSSGGGHHVPSYLTLEQKAAFVFVLLLFIFLALLIVRCFRILLDPYRSMPSSNWTDHTEKDTFDYRIV; from the coding sequence ATGGATGTGCCCAGGATGGCCGAGGGCCTCTTCAGCAGCACGCTGTCCTCGTCGGGAGGTGGCCATCACGTGCCTTCCTACCTGACGCTGGAGCAGAAGGCCGCCTTTGTCTTTGTGCTGCTGCTCTTCATATTTCTGGCCCTGCTCATCGTGCGCTGCTTCCGCATCCTGCTAGACCCTTATCGCAGTATGCCGTCATCCAACTGGACAGATCACACTGAGAAAGACACGTTTGATTACCGCATTGTCTGA